Proteins co-encoded in one bacterium genomic window:
- a CDS encoding PDDEXK nuclease domain-containing protein: MGENKEISTRNYSSLLERIAEILTQARTKAFREINRAQVLAYWGIGREIVEFEQKGKARAEYGEELLKKLSADMTAKFGRGFSERNLRNIRTFYLNFPIWQTLSAKSSERQKTQTPSGKSIIRQTPSGKFEPMLSWSQYCELLKVEEPLARSFYEQESIQNNWSVRELKRQIGSMLFERLALSKDTKAVMKIAEKGQIVEKPEDAIKDPYILEFLNLKEETSYTESQLEQALIDNLQHFLLELGKGFAFVARQKRITIANRHYHIDLVFYNRLLKCLVLIDLKTDELDHADIGQMNFYLNYIKDNEKVEGENDPVGLILCAKKDDIFAKYVLGGLSNKVFASKYKLALPSEKELREKLKSLPLLQGKSERKE, encoded by the coding sequence ATGGGAGAAAATAAAGAGATATCTACAAGAAATTACAGTAGTCTGCTTGAAAGAATTGCTGAAATTCTCACTCAGGCAAGGACTAAGGCATTTAGAGAAATAAACAGAGCCCAGGTTTTAGCTTACTGGGGAATTGGCAGAGAGATTGTGGAGTTTGAGCAGAAAGGCAAGGCACGGGCAGAGTATGGAGAGGAACTACTCAAAAAACTTTCGGCAGACATGACTGCCAAATTTGGAAGAGGGTTCTCAGAAAGGAACTTAAGGAACATCAGAACTTTTTATCTCAATTTTCCAATTTGGCAGACACTGTCTGCCAAATCTTCTGAAAGACAAAAAACGCAGACACCGTCTGGAAAATCTATAATTCGCCAGACACCGTCTGGAAAATTTGAACCAATGTTATCTTGGTCGCAGTATTGCGAACTATTGAAGGTAGAAGAGCCCCTTGCCCGTTCTTTTTACGAACAAGAATCCATTCAAAACAACTGGTCTGTCCGAGAACTGAAAAGGCAGATCGGCTCAATGCTATTTGAACGACTGGCTTTAAGCAAAGATACCAAAGCAGTAATGAAAATAGCAGAGAAAGGACAGATAGTAGAGAAACCAGAAGATGCTATTAAAGATCCATACATTCTGGAGTTCCTTAATCTCAAAGAAGAGACATCTTATACTGAAAGTCAGTTAGAACAAGCCTTGATTGATAATCTTCAACACTTTTTATTAGAACTTGGTAAAGGGTTTGCTTTCGTCGCCCGTCAAAAAAGAATTACCATTGCTAATCGTCATTATCACATAGATTTAGTTTTTTATAACAGACTGTTAAAGTGTTTGGTTCTGATAGATTTAAAAACAGATGAACTTGACCACGCTGACATAGGTCAGATGAATTTTTATCTGAACTATATCAAAGATAATGAGAAAGTTGAAGGAGAGAATGACCCTGTAGGGCTTATCCTCTGTGCGAAGAAAGATGATATTTTTGCTAAATATGTCTTAGGTGGCTTGAGCAATAAGGTCTTTGCTTCAAAATACAAATTAGCATTGCCATCAGAAAAGGAGTTGAGAGAAAAACTGAAATCGCTGCCATTGTTGCAGGGTAAAAGTGAGAGGAAAGAGTAA
- a CDS encoding DUF1156 domain-containing protein: MYGWATRPLASCRAVIMGALLPDPVDSNCSENFRPVRLEIIKGNGIRSMCES, translated from the coding sequence ATGTATGGGTGGGCAACCCGTCCTCTTGCCTCTTGTAGGGCAGTAATAATGGGTGCCTTATTACCGGACCCTGTAGATTCAAATTGCTCAGAAAATTTTCGACCTGTGCGGTTAGAAATTATCAAGGGCAATGGGATAAGAAGTATGTGTGAAAGCTGA